The region CTACCTTCACGATTGCCTTGTTTTGATGCATCCTCCTTGCATTCCTTTCAAAATACTCCTTCATCCTCTGATCATGCATGCTTGCAATGTGTGCTGCCTGTATCATTGCCCACTGCACCCTCCTGTTGCTATCTTTCTTCTTTATCCTTCCATAGTACTTTGACTCCCCAGAGTCATCAAGCGTTGGACAGAGACCAGCCCATGATACTAAATGCTTTGGTGTTGGGAATCTTGCTATATCTCCAATCTCTGATGCTAGG is a window of Nitrososphaerales archaeon DNA encoding:
- a CDS encoding transposase, coding for ECMKQCIDKISSRIALRASDNDDVKILMSMTGIDYHTALLLASEIGDIARFPTPKHLVSWAGLCPTLDDSGESKYYGRIKKKDSNRRVQWAMIQAAHIASMHDQRMKEYFERNARRMHQNKAIVKVANKMMTIIWHMLTRKQMYMQKKDRLYSKKLNMMSKIAQ